In the genome of Chaetodon auriga isolate fChaAug3 chromosome 15, fChaAug3.hap1, whole genome shotgun sequence, one region contains:
- the vps26bl gene encoding vacuolar protein sorting-associated protein 26B-like, with protein sequence MSFFGFGQSADIDIVLNDAETRKKAEHKSEDGRKDKYFLFYDGETVSGKVNVTLKYPGKRLEHNGIKIEFIGQIELYYDRGNHHEFVSLVKDLARPGELTQSQTFDFEFTHVEKPYESYTGQNVKLRYFLRATVSRRLSDISKELDIVVHTLSTYPELNSSIKMEVGIEDCLHIEFEYNKSKYHLKDVIVGKIYFLLVRIKIKHMEIDIIKRETTGTGPNVYHENDTIAKYEIMDGAPVRGESIPIRLFLAGYEMTPTMRDINKKFSVRYYLNLVLIDEEERRYFKQQEITLWRKGDIVRKSMSHQAAIASQRFEGSSNTEKSQTYSNEEDLS encoded by the exons ATGAGCTTCTTTGGTTTTGGTCAAAGTGCGGACATCGATATAGTTCTGAATGACGCCGAGACGAGAAAGAAAGCTGAGCATAAAAGCGAAGACGGCAGGAAGgacaaatattttctgttttacgACGGGGAAACGGTGTCGGGGAAAGTCAACGTTACTCTCAAGTACCCGGGAAAGAGGCTGGAGCACAACGGCATCAAGATCGAGTTTATCGGTCAGATAG AGCTGTACTATGACAGAGGAAACCACCATGAGTTTGTGTCTCTTGTGAAAGACTTGGCTCGGCCGGGGGagctcacacagtcacagacgTTTGATTTTGAGTTCACACATGTGGAGAAACCCTACGAGTCTTACACCGGTCAGAACGTTAAACTACG CTACTTTCTGAGGGCGACAGTAAGCCGAAGACTGAGTGACATCAGCAAAGAGCTGGACATTGTGGTTCACACACTCAGCACTTACCCTGAGCTCAACTCCTCCATCAAGATGGAAGTGGGGATCGAGGATTGTCTACACATAGAGTTTGAGTACAATAAATCCAA GTATCACCTAAAAGATGTGATTGTAGGCAAGATTTACTTTCTGCTGGTGAGGATTAAGATCAAACATATGGAGATTGACATCATCAAGCGAGAGACTACTGGCACAGGGCCAAATGTCTACCATGAGAATGACACCATAGCAAAGTATGAAATCATGGATGGTGCACCAGTCAGAG GAGAGTCCATCCCCATAAGGCTGTTTCTAGCGGGCTATGAGATGACACCCACCATGAGGGACATTAACAAGAAGTTCTCGGTGCGGTATTACCTCAACCTGGTCCTCATTGATGAGGAGGAAAGGCGCTATTTCAAACAGCAG GAGATCACACTGTGGAGGAAAGGTGACATAGTGAGGAAGAGCATGTCTCACCAAGCGGCCATCGCTTCCCAGCGCTTTGAAGGCTCCTCCAACACAGAGAAGTCCCAGACCTACAGCAATGAAGAAGACCTCAGCTAA